TGGGACTGGGCACCTGCTGGGATCCCAGGAACCAGGACACACCTGCTACAGGGTAGAATACCTTGTGCTTTCTTCCTAAGCTAGCCTTGCTGCTTTGTTGAGGCGCTAGCCTGGCCCAGAGAGCCCTACCCTCACCCAGCTTCCTAGGAACCTTTGCTGGTATTACGAGCAAGAGTCATTAGTGAGTCTTTTTGCCGTATTGGGTGGTCGGCAGTGCCTTTACAGCTGTGTGATTTTCTAACGTGGACCCTCGAGAGCCAGTGGATCCAGCCTCCGTGCGAGCAGTGCTGTTCTGACGGCCTGGCCCTGTGCTCTGGACTCTGGAGAAATGCTGCCTTCCCTTCCATGCCAAAAGGCTACTTCTGTGGGCTGTGTTTGCTTTTCCTCTGCAGTTTCAAAGTATTAGAGATTTGATGTGCACAACTTGGAAAGCATCTGAATTTCTGCATGAAATTAAATCTGCCCCAGACCTCAGGATTGTCACCACATCACCTGCGGGCTAGGAGAAGCAGCAAGGCTTAGATACATTTATTGgtgtgtattctttctttttatgggaTAGCGTCCTCTCTTTCCCAGCGGTGGGTTGCAAGAGCAAGTGACGTAAGTAACGTGAAAGAACACTGTGCTCAGGCAAGTCAGGTGGTCCATGGATAGAATTACGTCGCCATGTTACATTAGTGCCCTGAGAGAAAGggacagcactttggaaggaaaATGGAATTCGGCTTGAGCTGTTCACAGGGCCCCTTGTCCTCACGCTGCTGGAGAGCGTACTCGGCCAGGCCGGGCCTTCCTCAGACACGTTGACACTAGGAAATGACAGCAGTGCACGCCCCCACCCAGGAAGCTGTCTTGCCACATCTTCAGAGCCTACCTCTATAGGATTTGGAATGAAAAGACTTTTTTGAGTATTAATTTTTTGAACATGTAGAGTGAACAGTAAATTAATTTAGTACCTGGTGGATTTGCCATAGGAAAAAATGTACGTGTGGCTTAACCTTTGAGTCCTGATCAAGGTCATCTATTCAGCAGGACTTTGACCTTCGAAGTACCCATTTGCATTGCTTCTGCTGGCATTCTCTGGGGAGAGAAACCACCAGAGCTGTGCACAGTCACCTGGGGGGGCTGGCCCCTGGTGGCCGTGACTAAGCCCCGAAGTGATAGTCAGTTGGAGCCCCATTATCTGCAGCCATGGGCAGCATCCTCAAGGAGGGAAGAGGACCAGTGTCCTGGCCTTGCCGCCTTTCGTTGAGCAAATAACTGTAAGATTGTGGATGGCTCCCAGCAACGCTGAGGAACAAAGTTGGATTGCCCCAGGACGGAGCGCTACAGTACAAAGAGCACACAATTTGTAGCATATGCCCTTTTGACACAGAAAGTGCAAGCATTTTGCCAGACGGGCGGGATGAGCTGCCCTCCATTCCTGGCTGACACACAGCTAAGATGGGGTGAGTGCCCTTACTCAGCAGGCGGCGTTATTCATCTGCAGCAGACGCCCTGTCTTTCTCCTGTCATCCGCCACGCTGACCCTATTACGGATCTGTCATGAATGCTCCTTCATGTTTCTAAAGCGTGTCTGATACTGAATTAAGTCTCTTGGGACCAACTCCATTTCTCCCTCTGAATTATGTGCATCTCCTGGCTGGGTCTCCTCAGCCTAAACAGGATGCCTCGGTGGCTTCAGTCATGCCACAGTACTGGGAGCGTGACATCATCACCATGATTACCTCTCTTCAGTAGTGAAGGATCACAATGGAGAAAACCACTGTCTTTTAAGCCGTGGCAACTCTTTTGCCCTCAGAAAGCCAGTGATATTGTTACTCTTTTGAGCTGATGAGAAAATAATTGAGTAATCTGGATACCATTTGGAGATGTGCTTTGTTTCCCTGGCCCCAAGTGGACCTGTCTTATTCAGGAATATCCTAACAGCTGTAGAATGCCCTGCACAGATGGCATCTCCATGTCAGGGCCTTTTAAGTCAGCACAGAGTGTGGAAGAAGGGGAGAGTGACAGTCAGTGAAATGCCCCAGGCCAGGAGACCTTTGTCCCCCACTGTGAGGGCTCCAAGCGGTTCACCAGCGCTTACTGGCGAGCTCCACGCGATATGTGATCATACTCTCCCTGCTCGCCTGCCTTTTCTTCTCCAGGCTGTCTGCCCATCATAATGGGACACTTTAAGGACGCTTTTGTGTTTCTGCAGTTAGCACAGTGGATTAATGAAATACAGTGTTGTTATGATTCAAAGTTGCTGACTGACCAAGGCAGTTAGAGTGTGAGTACTTACTGAATCACATTTAAATTtgttacaaataaaatgtaataccaCACTATGATAGGGATGGCTGCTGGCAACACTTTTACTCCATTCCCCTCTGCCCCCATGGGGTGTGTAGAAGAAAATACTGACCTCTCCATATAGGTGCATACCATTTTGTGCCACCATGGCGGGTGAGGTGGTCGTGTCATTTCGGGGTGTTTTAGTATATCCTGTTTTCTTTGCGCAAGGTATGCCTGTAAAGGAAGCACCTAAATAGGAAGCCCATGGAAACAAAGGCTTTTCAACCCTGAAGCCCTTACATTCCCCTGGCACCACAGCTGCACTCCACAGACTGGCAGCAAGGGCCCATTTGCAGGCCTCcagggtgccaggcactgtgctagggcTTAAGGTGCAGCAGTGAACAGCCTGGAGTCTGCGAGGAGGTGGGGAATAGACTCACACTTACcctcacagagacacacagactaGAACTGGGGACAGGGTGGTAATGCACCAGGTGCCGAGTCTGGGGACCAGGGCTTCCAGGAGGAAGTAAACTTTTACTGAGACCTAAAGGATAAGTAGACAGTGCAGACCCAGGAGAGGTGGGCAGGAGAGAGGCCCGAGAAGAGTGTTCTGGGCAGAGGAGGAGCCATGAGAGGGCACCAGGGTGGGAGAAGCATCCGGAGGAAAGCTGGTGCCACCAGGAGCCCTGGGGGTAGGAGAAGCGAGGGTGGTGGGGCCAGTCACAGGGCCGGGCAGACCAGTCCGATTCTCAGAGCAGCAGGAACCGTTGGAGGTTTTTAAGcagtctcaatttaaaaaaccaaatccCTCTGCTGCCACATGGAGAGCAGAATGGAGCAGGcaggagaggacagaggaggCTTTCTGGCAGGGATTCGGGTGAGGGTGAGGACGGCCTCAGCAGTGGCAATGGGTACAGTTGAACGGATCTGAGAACTGCTTTCAAAGCAGGATGCCAGCGACATCATGGACTGGAAAGTGGATGGCAGGGGATGCCAGCGTCAAGTCCACCCCCAGGTTGTGTAGCTGGGGACAGCATTTGTGAGAGGTAGGACGCTAGGCCTAGGGCAGCTCTCCTGTCATCTGAGACCTACTAAATTCTGGATCCCATTTAAATGGTTCTTTCTCACATGGGCTCTGCTTCTTCCATCAGCCAACAGAATCCTGGATTGGAGTCTGTCCTTTGAAAGTAGTGGTCAGGCAGCTCTGCTAGAGTTCTCACTTCCAAACCCCTTTCAGCTCTTTGGGATTCAGCCTCCAGGTGAGGTGCTCGAATTGATGCCAGAGTGAATGACTCCGGATTGCTGAGTCGAAGGAAAACGTAGGCACCGGTACTGACAGCTCTCAGGCGCTCCTGGGATCTTCCTTCCTTTGACACTGAGGCTGTTCCGCTTTCAAGCGTTCTGCTTTGTGAGGGACAGGCAGGGTCAGAAAGCGCTCGCCCTTTCCACAGCAAGCACGCAGCACACGTTCCACATGCTGAACCTGCCCTGTCGTAGCTGGCTCCTTTGTTAAGGTCAGCGCCCCCCAACACTGTGCAGACAGTGTTGGGATCTCAGGAACTGTGGGGTTCCACTTAGAAACTAGTGTCTGGCCCAGCAGCCTACACAGGAGTTTGTGGTTACAGCACGAGACGGTTTTGGGGACAGAAACATCCGTTCTTGCTCCTGCCAGAAGGCTGCTCACAGTTCCACGGAGGAAAGCCCTGCTTGATGGAAACTCAGCTCTGCCATGGTCTGCACCCTGGTGCGAGGGGAGTCAAAGGCCAGGGAGATCTATGCTTTTTCTCATAGAAACATGCCTAGAAATGGCCGCCTTCAGGTTTAACCCACTCCCTGTTGTCGGTTTTAAGCTTTTTCTAGTCTTTTCCAACTGCAGACTGCACTAGAGTGACCATTCTCACAGCTGCCTCTTTTCACACCAAAGGAGTAATTTTCCTTTGGCAGGTTCCTAAAAATAAATTGCTAGTTCAGAGAGATGACCAGTTTCAAGGCTTCTGATCAGCTCTGTCCAATCGTTGCTCATGGCGAGGTGCCCCCGAGACTACTCGCCGTGTTCCGGGGCCACGGCCCTCTCCTGCCAGTTTCTGTCACCAACTGAAAGGgcctcttgtttctctttttcttggtcCTTTTTAGGATGTGTCACCGTTCATTCCCCTTAGTGAGCTCCGTcgtgttttatttccttctctgcgTTCTCAGGTTGCCCTTGGAGTGGAGTCTGTGGCTTTCCCCCTGAGCAGCGCCTGGAAAGTGTCTTTGTGTGATGAAAGTGTATGTCCGAAGTTCATTATGAACTCGTCCTAGCTCCAGAGCTAGTGTGCATGCACATCACTGGTCGTACAGATAATTGACAAGCAATTGACACGTCTGAAGCAGTGACAGCCTGGGTGTGTCAGGGTCTCCAAAACGGTCCTATTGTGGCATCCTACAAATGGGCTGTGTCCCAGGAGCCATTGAGAAGTTGTACCTCCTTTGCGGAGGGTTCTCTGGAATAGCAAATTAGGAAAAATGCATTCTGAGGCTCTGTGTTTACGATAATAATTTATAAGCAAATAACCCACATTTCATCCTCAGTATTTTTCAGTGCTGTACAAGCGTCTTGAATTACTCTGGTAGCTTTTCCAGAAAGACCCATGACTTCACCACATTTCTCGAGTTACGATGAAGGTAGAGTCTGGGGCCCTGAGTGAGCATCAGATGCTGGAagctggggctgggaggggcCAAGCACTGGGGACAGACTCCAGACACCTGCGCCACCCCTTGGCCCCATGAGATACATTCTCAAACCTTCTCAAGAAGGATCTGTGGCTCCTCTCTGTGCTGTGAAGTGCAGGGGGCTTCCCTCTGGAATTCAGCCCAGCTCTCCCTCCTTACTTTGGCTGGCTCCAGATGCCATTTAGAGGAAATGTTTGGCCCATTTCCCAGGTGTCACCGTTTCCCATGAGGAAGCTGTCAGTGCTTCCTGGTCAGGGAAATCTTTTGGGAGTGATTTGGTCAGTCACAGTCTGTTGGGGTGAGGTGGTGCGTGGAGAGGACAGGATTTGGAAACGGGTCCCTGGATTAGAATCCCTGCTCCATACCTCACTGGCCGTGTGACCCCAGGCTCACGAATCTGCCTCTTGAtctgtttcctcatgtgtaaaggGAAGTGACTTTGTACGGTGGAGTGGGCCTCACTCATTCGTGTGCGAGGCGTGGTGCTAAGTGCTAGGGCACACCCCGAGgtgctcaggaagcagaggctgctgtCCCTGGCCTGGGGCCTCCCTGCAGTGATGGGAGTGTAGCCCTGGTGCCCCCGCGCCCTGCCCTTCAGGCGCTGTGGTTTCCTTCTGCTCTCTCCTGGGAGGTGCACACCCCTCTGCACCCAGAGCCAAGGAGGACAGGCAGCCCTGGGACCCTTTTCAGGGACCGCAGCCAGGGTCTGTGTTACCCACAGGTCCCCTGGATGTCAGCATGGCAGCCACAAACCTGGAGAACCAGCTGCACAGCGCACAGAAGAACCTCCTGTTCCTTCAGCGGGAGCATGCCAGCACGCTCAAGGGGCTGCACTCCGAGATCAGGCGGCTGCAGCAGCACTGCACAGGTACATCGGGGAGCAGGCCCAAGCAGGCGGGGGGCAGCTATGGGGCACGGCAGAGCCCAGCGTCAGAACGTGCTAGGCCTGCCCTGCCCCCAGCTCCCATCGTCATTGCAGGAGTCCATCTGAATGCCTTATATCATCCTCATTGCATAATCAAGATGCACTGAGCATAAAGCTGCAAAGCCTTTTCTTGGCATACTGAGGACTTAAGAGATTAAAATACAATGGTTAGAATCTCCAATGCATTTTGGAACTGATAACCAAGATATAACCTGTGTAATACATAGAGCCAGCTGCTGACTTGTTTTGGATGGTTGGGCTATGTCATGGGAGAATGGGGAAGGGAGTTTGGGGGAACAGAGGGTGCCCTCTGACCCCAGGGAGCACAGCAGCCCCTGATCTTTTCTGCTGCTCTCATGCTCGCCTCTCCTGCTGCCAAACCCTGCTCTGTCTGGGTAGGACTTGCTGGCCAATCATGGGCGTCGGTTTTGCATTTTCAAAGCTGATGAAGATTTTGAAATGTATGGTAACAGAATTAATGTGTAACATTTCCCTTTTAGATTTAACATATGAGCTGACAGTCAAAAGTTCGGAACAGACAGGTAAGAACTCCTCCCCAGAAGTAAATGACAGTACCTTTCCCTTTGTGGTACGTGTCGGTGCCGTTTTCACTAGTCACACACTTGCTAGGAAGAGTTAACGCGTGTGGCCTGAGCTCTCTAAGGGAAGATGAGAAGGATGTTTGGATCCCTCCATGTGGCAAGTGGTTATTAGTGGGCAGGGGGATgagtgattttgttttcttttgactgACACATATATTTGGAATGCCTATTatatgtttttctgatttttcctaCAATGAACATGTGTTCCTTGTATAATCAGGACATAAAAATAGATGTGACTTAAACCCAAAAGGAGGaggaacagcagcagcagcattggGCAGAACCGCCCCCGCTCCTCTGTGTCGCTGCCGCCTGGCatgggcctggcacagagcagctgCTCGCTAAATGCTGGCAGGCGAGCGGTCACATTACTAGACAGCTCCCTGAGGATCCAGGGCTTTCTCTGGACTACAGCCCCAGACCCTTCCCCCATCCAGAATCCTCCAGGACTTCAGGGAACCCCAAAGGGCATCCGCCTGCTGGCTCCTGGAGGAGAGACAGAAACCCAGGCCTTCCCAGGGCTCTCTGTGCCTGCTGCAAAGAGCCTGCTCCCCAGAACAGGGTGGGAATTTGGAGAGTGCTGAATCCATGTTTGTGCAGAGACGCCTGTTGGAAACGGGTTTATCACGTCAGGAAGAACACACCAAGGCAATGGATGGCTCAGCAAGGCtagtttactttctgcagaaagggtgcaaCTCGCCAGCAGTCTCGCCACGAGAGCACACTCGAACAAAGGAGACGAGGACGTTTATAATCTTCATAACCTGATGCAGTTGCCCTATGACTGTGTCccgtttccattggctggaatggGACCTCACATTCTAAGCTTAACTCGATTGGTTAAAAGCTTGAAACTTTCCTAAATAGGCAAAGGGGAAAGAGGACTAAGAAGAGAGGAGGCTAGTCATGAGAGGGTCAGGAGGgtttccaaataaggaagagcATGTACTATGGTCCGGGACTCACTTAGCCCTGTCCAGGCATGCCGGGGCAAGTCAGAGCAGCTGCATGAGAACATACATAGAGACATACATAGAGCAAGGAAATGACAAGCTCTTTATGGTTTCAAGAAACTTTGAAGAAGAACTTCTCCATCCCCACAATGCCTTTTTCTAAACAGGCCTCACAATGGCAGTTATTATTCCTGAGAGTGTCCAGTTCCTTGTCAAAGACACGGACCATTTCCACCACGCCTTAGCGGATTACCAAgcactgatttttttccatttgcattgCTCATATTACAGCCTCCTGACTGTGCCTCTCAGGAGCCCAGATGTCTTTTTGTCTGTGTGTGGTAGGGAAGGCGCCACGGGCTTCTTGGGGTGGTGGAACAGGAGCCTGTCCTCAGAAGTCTCCCTGCGGAGGGACACCAGGGACCTCCCCCGAAGCCCTGGGACCGGGAGCTGGGCCTCTGGGAATGCAGAGGAACAGGGTTTCAACCTGACATTGGGGACCTCCAGCGTCCACACCTGCCATCACTGAAGCCTTGGGAAAGGAGCTACCCGTGTCACGGAAGCCAGGGCGTCCTCGCTCCCTGTCCCCTCCTGGCCCAGGCTAATCTGAAGAAGCACACTTTTGCCCTGTGGCCTCTCCAGTCAAGGTTCTCAGCCCCAGGTCCCAAGGCCGCCCGCCTGCCCACCCACCTGATGTAGTGCTCCCAGCAGCAGCAGGGTCCTCACAGCAAGGGCTGTGTCTTAGAAGAGGCAGTTTCAGAAGCCTCTCAGGTGGTTCCAGTGGGGGTGTCTCCCCTCCCACTGGTGAAAATTGTTGTTTTACATTAGTGCACCCAAAACTTGCCCAATTCCAAGCAGCTCCGGGACCCAGGGTACAGCATAGACGCTTGGCTTCCCTCCCCTGGGGGCTGTGACCCCAGAAATCTGGGCCGGCCCTGGGAGCGCAGGTTTAGAAGCGCTGCGGTGCCCTAACGCTCAGGCAGGCTCAGCAGTGTGGCGTTTGGAGACCAGCCTCAGTTGCTGTTGTCAGCTCAGTGTGCACCAAGCTTTCATGGGAAGACTGAAATTTCCAGAAAGGGGGTATGTACAGAGGAGGAGGTAGAGTGGAGCTTTCTATAAAGAGCAAGAAATTGGCAAAACAGGAGGTGCTGATTCCCAGGAAGGACAGTCACCGAAGCAGCTCTCCAGAgctggggatggaggaggagTCGCACCAGCTCCTTCGCATAGGACGGCCCGCTCAAGTCAGGGCCAGCAAACATCAGCCCGGAGCCAAGGCTGCACCCTGGAGGAGAAGGCAGCACAGCTAGATGACTCTCAAGGAAGGATGATAAGGAGAGTGTCTGTCCAGGAAAAGCTTCTCTCAGGATGCTGTGGCCAAAAGAACCAGAGTGATGCTTAGTGAGCCCCAGATTCGGGCCTCTGCTCTGACTCAGAggggctgtgtggccttgagcaagttctTTGACATCTCTGAACCTGTATCTTCATCTGAAAGGTGCCCCACAAATCCAAGTCCCCAGTCTGACTGCCAGGGCCTTCTGCCTTTGTGGGCTGCCCCTCATAGGACATGAGAGAAGCCCAGGGAGAGCCTTGTTCCTGAATGTTCCAAACGTCCATCAACCTTTTGCAGCACTGTCTGGGGGAAGAAAATCCCAGGATGGTCACAGCAGGCCGGGGATGTGGTTGAAGGCCTGAGGTTGCAGCCCTTCCTCGGAAGGAGCCCAAGGCCCACTGTCCAACCAAGTGTGGGCTGAAAGCAAAGGCCTTGCGACAGGCATGGGTGGTTGTCCCACAGGCCCTAGGGGAAGGACAGTGGGTACCAGGCCCAGTGCCATGCCCAGGTCAGCATTTCAGGTTGCAGGGGTTCAGCCCAGGTAGCTGGGCTCCTGGGTCTTACAGTGTCTATAGAGTCATATGTGTatgtctctgtccctctctttaCCTCTGAAACTGTGTTTCAGGATCCATTTTCCTTTTGGCAAAAAAATAAACCTCATGAAAGGTAATACTGCATACATCCTTTTTAGGGATGTCATTTGCTGACATTATGcctgcatatatacacacagacatgttttttaaaaagagaaacttgcAATGGTTCAACTTAAAAATTTTCAACTGCATGGGGCAATACACATTCAGTACACTCCTCGATTTACCACGGATATGTCCAGAGAAACCCATGGTAAgctgaaaataccaaaaacacACTTTTGACTTAACGGTATTTTCAACTTACATTGGATTTTTTGGGACGTGACCCCATGCTAAGTTGAGGAGCGCACATCACCTGCAGTGAGCTTGTAACATGCAAGTGCCCTGCACAAGACCAGTCCAGTCAGTCGTGGGCCCTCAAAAGCTCCGAGTCTGGCTGGCGGGACACGCTGCAGAGCTGCTGCTGGCTCAGGCAGGTGGGAAAATTCAAAGTGGGACAGAAGCCTGGGAAAGACATCCAGTGGCGTCCAGTGCCTAGGCAGGCCCTGGGTGGTGGAGTTGGTACAGGGAAACTGGGTGTGCGTCTGGAGTTAGGTCAAGGATAGAGGGTACAATAGAGACAGAACAAGAGGTGGTGGCTTAGGGAGAGTGATGAAAGCTTTGATTTATGTGGGAGCAGATAACATCCGGGACAGACTGAGGAACTGGAAGGCATCTGGCAGTTTGGGTTTTATTAGGCAGTGAGGAACCATTTTGAACAGAGAACAAGAATACTTAGAGGGGTGACCAAGTTTCCTAAATACAGGAGGGACTGAAAGGAAGACCAGAGAGGAGGTGGGACCAAGGCCGGctggaggagcagggagggggcAGCACTGAGCAGCCGGCAGAAGGGCATAGTCAGGGAGGGGAGGCTGGGGATGGCGACTGCATCCAGTCTCCCTGGGAGAGTCAAGATGCAGGAAGCAGAGCAGCTATCTGGACTTGAGGGTGTGTCTGATGGAGACTCGCTTAGAGAAGTGGTGCTCAGGAGACACTGCATCGGGAGTTGACACTCACTCAAGGTGAGTTACAGACCAGCAAGGAAGAGTCTAGAAAGAACTTCTCAGGGGCCAGGCAAGGAGGATGGCCAGCCGGCCAGCCAGGTTAGGAGGAGCAGGATGACTACCCAGGGTTGAGAGCCAAGGGCGCTGTGTGAGGTGACCAGGGACTGCAGTCACCAgaggagcaggagaaggaggCAGCTGGCATGTGCTGAAGGACTGGGTGAGGACAGGCACCCAGGGACAGCAGAAGGAGGCAGAGGCCCGAAGTGTTAGGGCAGCAGCGAGGGGCCAAGGGCAGCAGCCACAGAGATGAAGCAGCTCACTCTGAGCAGGAAGTGGGAAAGAGTCTTTGTGCGTGTGTGGTGCGGGGAGCGGGGCGAGATGTGCGTGTGTGGTGCGGGGAGCGGGGCGAGATGTGCGTGTGTGGTGCGGGGAGCGGGGTGAGATGTGCGTGTGTGGTGCGGGGAGCGGGCTGAGAGAGGAGGCCAGCGGCAGAGCAGAGTGACAGCACCACACCTCTTCTCCTCTAAACATCGGAGTTTTAATGCAATAGACATGGAGAATTCTTTGAACATTTGAGTTTCAAAACAGTGCTTTGAATGTAGCAGGCATTTCATAAATGCCATCTGAACAGACAGAAGGATTTGCGGCCAGTTTAATCCTAAGTGTTTGCTGAGGTCTAATACTCTGCAATTGCCTCTTTTAACTTCAGGATCTTTAAGGTTCAGAGACATTCTTTTATGCAGTAAGCCAGAGAACTAAGAGCTGGAAAGGGCCTCTGAGATGCCCTGATCTCCCCACCtcggggaggggaggggtctTTCCAGGGCCCCCACTGCCTAGACAGGGCCCCCCACCAGACAGGTCCGCCTGCCCTATAGGCCTCACCACTCAGCCTCAGTCTAATGAGTTCTTCACCTACTTCCTCGGCTTATTCTTGTAGGAGATGGGACTTCTAGAAGCAGCGAATTAAAGAAAAGATGTGAAGAGCTGGAAGCCCAACTGAAAGTGAAAGAGAACGAAAATGCTGAGTTGTTGAAAGAACTGGAGCAGAAAAACGCAATGATCACAGTGCTGGAGAACACCATCAAGGAGCGGGAGAAGAAGTACCTGGAGGAGCTGAAGGCCAAGAGTCACAAGCTGACCCTGCTATCTAGCGAGCTGGAGCAGCGGGCCAGCACCATTGCCTACCTGACCTCCCAGCTGCACGCTGCCAAGAAGAAGCTCATGAGCTCCAGTGGGACCTCAGATGCCAGCCCGTCAGGGAGCCCCGTGCTGGCCAGCTACAAGCCAGCACCCCCCAAAGACAAGCTACCTGAAACGCCTCGCCGCCGCATGAAAAAGAGCCTCTCAGCCCCCTTGCACCCGGAATTTGAAGAGGTCTACAGATTCGGGGCAGAGAGCAGGAAACTTCTTTTGCGGGAACCAGTGGATGCTATGCCCGACCCTACCCCATTTCTACTGGCTAGGGAGTCCGCCGAGGTCCACCTCATCAAAGAGAGGCCCCTCGTCATCCCCCCCATC
The Rhinopithecus roxellana isolate Shanxi Qingling chromosome 10, ASM756505v1, whole genome shotgun sequence DNA segment above includes these coding regions:
- the CCDC92 gene encoding coiled-coil domain-containing protein 92 isoform X1 → MTSPHFSSYDEGPLDVSMAATNLENQLHSAQKNLLFLQREHASTLKGLHSEIRRLQQHCTDLTYELTVKSSEQTGDGTSRSSELKKRCEELEAQLKVKENENAELLKELEQKNAMITVLENTIKEREKKYLEELKAKSHKLTLLSSELEQRASTIAYLTSQLHAAKKKLMSSSGTSDASPSGSPVLASYKPAPPKDKLPETPRRRMKKSLSAPLHPEFEEVYRFGAESRKLLLREPVDAMPDPTPFLLARESAEVHLIKERPLVIPPIASDRSSEQHSPAREKPHKAHVGVAHRIHHATPPQAQPEVKTLAVDQVNGGKVRKHSGTDRTV
- the CCDC92 gene encoding coiled-coil domain-containing protein 92 isoform X2, with translation MAATNLENQLHSAQKNLLFLQREHASTLKGLHSEIRRLQQHCTDLTYELTVKSSEQTGDGTSRSSELKKRCEELEAQLKVKENENAELLKELEQKNAMITVLENTIKEREKKYLEELKAKSHKLTLLSSELEQRASTIAYLTSQLHAAKKKLMSSSGTSDASPSGSPVLASYKPAPPKDKLPETPRRRMKKSLSAPLHPEFEEVYRFGAESRKLLLREPVDAMPDPTPFLLARESAEVHLIKERPLVIPPIASDRSSEQHSPAREKPHKAHVGVAHRIHHATPPQAQPEVKTLAVDQVNGGKVRKHSGTDRTV